The genomic window GCCTTCCGCGAATATCCCGACATTCTCGTGGAGTCGGCCAGGCAGATTGAAACCGTGCTCCGGAAAAATGGACGCAACGACGAGGCCGATCAGTTGATGCGAAGCGCCGCCGGGGCGGTGGATGACGACCGCGACGACATTTCCCGTTCGTTCGAGAATCAGCGGATCAATCAGATCATTGCTTCCGGCGATATGAAAAAGGCGCGCAAGGAGCTCGAACAAATGCTCGACGACCAGAAAGACCAGGGGAATAAAATCTTTGGCCTTATTCGGCAATACATCAAGTTGACGAAGGATTCCGGGCAAACCCGCGAAGCCGTTAAGTTTCTTGAAGGCTATGTTGAAGATTTGGTTGAGGAATACCACTTTCCCCCCGCCTACGAGGAGGGGTTGCTCGAGTTGCTTCTCTCTGTCTACCAGAATGATGGGGACACGAAGGAGGCCGAACAACTCAAGATCCGCATCGAGCGTTTGAGGTTGCAGCAAAACACCTAGTGGTTTGCCCCTGAAACCGATTTTTTGTTTTTTTCCTTCAACTCCCGGATTCTGCTCTATATTGTGCGTTCGTTTTCGGGAGAACACTATATATTGTATAGCCTAAGCGGCGCAATTGAACCCTCCCTCCGCATTGAACCGCGCGTTTTACTTCAGCAAGAAAGGGGCAAATCCATGGCAATAAAGGTAAAGAAACGAGATACGGCTACGGTGGATTACGACGAATCCAAAATCTACAGGGCCATCGAAAAGGCCGTTAGGAACGCAGTGCAGGTGGATGATGACGTACCACAACATCTGGTGACGATCGTCCGCGACATCACCGCCAAACTCGACAATATCATCAAGGGCTACCAGCACCGCGGCACGAAGGAAATCGATGTGGAGCACATCCAGGACCTGGTCGAGCAGCAGCTCATGGGGGCCGGTCTCTACGAAGTGGCCAAGGCCTACATCCTCTATCGCGAAGAGCACAAGCAAGCCCGCAACCAACGCCTGCGTCCGGATGCATCCGCCATCCAGGACTACATGCTCGTCAGCCGTTATGCCCGCTATATGAAGGATCTCGGCCGCCGCGAAACCTTCCCGGAGGCCGTTGCCCGTGTTCGCGATATGCACCTGCGCCAGTTCCCCGCCGCGGAAGAGGATATTCACTGGGCATTCGACCAGGTGCTGGAAAAACGTTGCCTGCCCTCTATGCGCTCCATGCAGTTCGGGGGCAAGGCCATCGAAACCAACCATGCCCGCATGTACAACTGCACCTTCGGGATTTGCGACCGCCCGCAATTCTTCGCCGAAGGCCTTTACCTGCTGCTGTGCGGAACCGGCGTCGGTTTCAGCGTCGAGTTCGAGCACGTTGAAAAACTGCCGCCGATTGCCTCTTCGGTCGACGAAGGTTCCGTGGTCCACTTCAATATCGCCGACACGATCGAAGGCTGGGCCGATGCCATGCAGGCCCTGATCGATAGCTACATCGAAGGCTATCTGGTGGAGTTCAACTATTCCAAGATCCGTCCGCGCGGTGCTCCGCTAAGCACCTCGGGGGGCCGCGCTCCCGGTCACGTTCCGTTGCGCCGAGCCCTCGAACGCGCCCGCGTGATTCTCGACAGCGCCCTGGGCCGCAAGCTCAAGCCGATCGAGGCCTACGATATCATGATGCATGCCGCCGATGCGGTGATTGCCGGCGGTGTCCGCCGTTCCGCCACCATCTGCCTGTTCTCCCAGGACGACGGGGAAATGATGAATGCCAAGCGCGGCAACTGGTTCGAAAGCAATCCGCAGCGCGGGCGCTCCAACAACTCGGTGAAGCTCATTCGCAACGAAACCTCCAAGGCCCAGTTCCTGCGGGTGTTCCAGAAACAGAAGGAGTGGGGCGAACCCGGTTTCTATTTTGCAAACGATCTGTCGCATGGCTGCAACCCGTGCTGCGAGATTGGGCTCAACCCGCACCTGGAGGTCAAGGACGACCAGGGCAATGTAACGATCGAATCCGGTTGGCAGTTCTGCAACCTGACGGAAATCAACGGTTCCCGCCTCTTGAGCGAAGCGGATTTCCGCACGGCGGTTCGCGCCGCCACCATCATCGGCACCCTGCAGGCGGGCTACACCACCTTCCCGTATCTCGGCGAAACCACGGAAAAGCTTTGCCGTCGCGAGGCGTTGCTGGGGGTTTCCATTACCGGCATGATGGACTCGCCGGCCATTACACTGGATCCGGTGCTGCAGAAGAAAATGGCGGAATACGCCATCGAGGTGAACCGCGAGATCACGCTGAAGATCGGCACCGAACCCGCCGCCCGTTTAACGTGCGTCAAGCCTGCGGGATCCACATCGTTGCTGCTCGGAACGGCCTCCGGAATCCATCCGCGCCACTCGCGCCGCTATTTCCGCCGCGCACAGGCCAACAAAACCGATCCGGTATACAAACACTTCAACGAAACCAACCCGCACATGTGCGAGGAGTCCGTTTGGAGCGCCAACAAGACCGACGATGTCATCACCTTCTGCGTCGAGGCGCCGGAAGAAGCCATTTTGCGTTCGGAAATGTCGGCCATGGATCTGCTGAAATATGTGCACTCCACCCAGCAGAACTGGGTCGTGCCCGGCACCGCCCGCCCCGAGATGAATCCTGGCCTCTACCATAACGTATCCAACACGCTGACCGTTCGCGATGACGAATGGGATCGGGTGGCGGACTACATCTGGGAAAACCGCGCCGACTTCACCGGCATCAGCATGCTCGCGGCCGGCGGCGACAAGATCTACCAGCAGGCCCCGCACGAAGAGGTGATCACCGCCCAGGACGAAACCCTGTGGAACGAGCTCATCTCCAAGTTCAAGCCGGTCGACTACACCCTCATGCGGGAAGAGGAAGACGAAACCAACCTGCAAGGCGAAATCGCCTGCGCCGGTGGTGCCTGCGAACTCGTTTAACGACCAACCCCAAACACACCCTGCGCGTCGCCGGTTCGCCGGCGGCGCGTTTTTTCGTAGACGAAGCTTCGTCTACGTTCTTAGCAAATTGAACCGTTGCGGTTGCTGGAACCGGTCGAGCAGGGCGGAGGCATCGGCCGAACCGACGTCCCCCGGTTGTGTGGCGGCCAGGGCGCGATAGAGGCCAAGCAGGCGCTCGCCGTAGGCATCCAGGCTGTATTGATCGAGCGCAACCTGGCGGTTGCGTTCGATGAGCGGGAGATTGGGCGAGGGGGCGAAAGGGGGTAGCTGCTTCCGGTCTTCGGGATGCGCAACCAGATGCCGGATGACGTTTTGCTGAAGTTCCTCGTCCAATACGCCGAAATCGACTTTCCCGTCGATAACCAAGGCCGCCTTGGCCTCATCCAACGTTTCCGGAACCCACATCTTTGAATAGGCTTCGGCGCTGGCGCGCATCGCTGTTTCCAGCGCGGTGTGGAATGCCTTTTCGCCCGCCCATTCGAGGGGGATGGGGAGGGCGTCGTAAAGGGATGAAAGGTCGAGGCCTTCTTGTTCGAAGTCGGTGGTGATTTCGGGGAGCTTGCGTCCGATGAGCATCTTGCCTTCGAGCCACGGTTCGAGGAACGCCAAGCCAAACCCCTCCTGGATGCTGGTGGTCATCAACGCTTCCGCATTGCGGATCAGTTCGCCAAAGTCGTGCTTGCGTCCGGCGTCGAATTCAACGGGCAGGTTCAGCTCCTCGGCCAGCGCCTCCCATCCCTTGTAGTGGCCCTGCCATTTCGGGTTTTGCGGGGCCAGGGTGCTTTGGAACAGGTAGCCCTCCGGAGCGAGCAGGCTCCATAGCAGGAACTCGCCCATGTTTTTCCGGCGGATGGCGCGCGCGGGATAGACGATGGTCTTTATGTGGGGCAGACATTCTTGTCTGCCCAGGGCAGGCTGGAAAGCCTGCCCCGCATGTTGGGTAACCGCATTCGGCAGTTCGTGCACATTCGGAAGGCCGATGTCTTCCAGAAACGATTTGTCGCGATAGTTGATTGGCGCATACCAGACATGGTCGGCGGTGGGATAAAGCATCGCGTCGAGTTCGTTGCCGAGTTGTTCTTTCAATAGCCGGTAGTTTTCCGGTCGGCCATCCTCGGCAAAGTCGTGCGGTTGCAGCAATAGGCGGCACCCCGCCTTGGCCAGATGCCAAACGAGCTGCGGTGTAAAGCTGTTTTTACCGAGCGAATGGTTGTGGATGTGCCAGACGTCCGGATCGCGCCCCAGCAGGCTGCGGGCGGTGAAGCGGAGGTCTTCGGCCAGCTTGCCCGAATCCAGCACGGAGTTTTCCGAATAGGCCAGGGCTTCGTACGGTTCCGTGATCGGGGTGAGTTCAGCGCCGGGGGCGGGCGCCTCGCCGGTCAGGCAAAGCACGTCGACCTCATCGTTGAGCGATTCAACCGCCCGCTCAACCACCCGCGTTACCCCGCCGGGCCTTAGGTGATAGTGAATTATTGCTACTGCCAGTTTTCTCATTTTAAACCACCCGCTCGCAGGCTCGCTCAAGACGCGAAGAACTCAAAGGGGTTTCTTGGTGTCCTTCGTGCCTTTGTGGTTAAGAATTATTCAATCCCGAATTTTTCGCGGTATTCGGGAAGCTCGATCATGGGCGGGCGTTCCTCTTCGACGATGGTGTGGGAAACCTGTTCGAACTCTTCGTCGTGCGCCTGGAACTGTTTCAGCACGGTACTGAGCTCCGGAAGTTTCCCGATGACACCGAAGGCTTCGGCTCGGAAAAGGAACGCGCGCAGGATGCCGAACGCCATTTTACCGAGGTCGCGGGTTTCCTGGTTGCGGTGGACGCGCTGGTCGAGATCGACCTGGGCAATGGCCTCCATGCCCCACTTTTCATAGACATCGATCAGGTGCGAGGTTTCCACGCCGTAGCCGATCGGGAAAGGAATGGCTTCGAGCACTTCGCGCCGGACGGCATATTCGCCGGACAGCGGCTGCACCAGACCCGTCAGGTCGGGGAAGAAGAGCGAGAACAACGGGCGCGTCAGGATTTCCGTTACGCGGCCCCCGCCGGAGGGGCGGACGCCTTGCGAGAAGGCCAGCGGACGGTCGTAGAACGCTTTCACGTAGTGCACTTCCGGGCGGTAGATGAGCGGCGCAACCAGGCCGTAGGCAAAGCGCGGGTGAATGTTTTTAATGTCGGCATCCACGTAGACGATAATGTCGCCGGTCAGCTCGTAGACCGCTTTCCAAAGGTTTTCGCCCTTGCCTTTTTTCTCCCCGTATTGGGGCAGGATGTCGGCGGAAAGATAGACGTCCGCACCGAAGGTCTTGGCGATCTCGCGCGTGTTGTCGGTCGAGCCGGAGTCGATCACGGCAATCTCGTCGAGCAGCGGATAGCGATCCATCAGCTCCGACTTGAACATCACGATTTCCTTGCCGATCGTCTTTTCTTCGTTGAGCGTCGGCAGGCAGAGCGAGATTTTGAGGTTTTGTTTTTCCTTTTCCTCCACGAGCTTTTTCAAGTCCCAGAACTGGGAGTGGTGGATGGTGTTGTTCTTGATCCAATCATTCAGGTTCATTGCAAAATCCTCCGTCGATGGCGAGCAGCATGGCGAGCAATTGCGCCAGGCCGGTGTAGATGGGTTTGATGCGAATGGTTTCGTTGAGGTCGTGCAGGTTGCTGGCCTCGGTGATGCCGATGGTGACCGCCGGCAAACCGCGCGCAATCAGTTCGGAAACCTCCGACATGCTCGGTCGGATGGTGGGCTGGACGCCGAGGGTTTCCATGACCTGCCGGCAATTTTTGACCAGCGGATGGCCGACATCGATGCCCCCCGGTTCGCGCGAGGAAACCACGATGAACTCAAACTCGGCATTATGCGATGCCGCCGCATCGGCAATGATATCCTCCACGCGTTCGCGGATGGATTGCACCATGCCGGCGTCCTCGCTCCGCACCTCGAAGCGCAGGGTTGAGCGGGTGGCCATCACGTTGTAGCTCTTGCCGCCGCGAACGGCACCGAAGACAATCGAGGTGCGCGGGCGGCGCGGGATCGGGATTTCAAGCATGCGGTTGATCACGTCGTTGAGCGCGATGATGGCGCTGTTTTGTCCGGCGCGCTGCCAGTCGAGTTCCTCGGGGATCCTGCAGGCGATGTGGCCGCGGAACATGCCTTCGGCAGCATAGCTCAAACGCCCGAGCTTTTCGCCTTCAACGCAAATGCCGGCCTCGAACGGCAGCTTGTTGTTGTCCATGAAAAAGCGCAGGCCGTCGAGGTTGCCGCGGCCGAGCCCTTTGGTGCTGCTAAGCAAAACCAGGTTGGCGTCCAACTTGATCTCCAGCATCTCCAGTATGTTGGGCAGCGTGGCGAGCACGGCCATGCCGAGGCTGTTGTCGGCAACGCCCGGCCCGACGATTTCGTCGGCCAGTACGCTCAAGGCATGGTCGACCTTGCCGGAGTAGACCGAGTCGGCATGGGCAACGAGCAGGATGTTGCGTTTGGCATTCTTGCCCGGAATGATTCCAACGCCATTGCCGGCTTCGTCGATCGAGACGTTGTGGAGTCCGCATTCGACCATGCGTTGGAGCAGGAGTTCAACCCGGGCGGCTTCCTCGAAGGTGGGGGCGGGAATTTCGCTGAGCATGATCAGGTTGGCGAGTAGCGTCTCCTGGATGCCTGCTAGCTTTTCCGGAAGCTTCGGCAACTGCTTCAGGATCTCATCGATGTTGCTGAATTTTGTTTTCATGCAAATCCTTGGTTATGATGTTGCGTGGAAGTCTAGCAGAGGAGGGGGCGATGGCAAATGGCGAGTCCGTAAATTTATGCGAGAAGTTAATAAAATAAAAAAGTACTTCCCATGCCGAAGGTGCCCGCTATGCTTTAACGCAAGAATTGACGAGGTGGCATGAGCGAAAATATTGGATTTGTTTCAACGCGTTTTGCGGGTACCGATGGGGTTTCGCTGGAGAGCGCGAAGTGGGCGAAGGTGCTGTGGGACCATGAGTTCCGGAGTTTTTGGTATGCCGGTCGGCTGGACCGTGCTCCCGAAGTGAGCTACTGCGTTCCCGAGGCCCATTTCGAGCATCCCGAAAACATTTGGCTCAACGAACGCATCTGGGGAAAGTCGTTCCGCGATCCAATCGTCAGCCGCCGCATCCGCGACATGGCGGAATATCTCAAAACCACGCTCTACGAGTTTGTCAACCGCTACGACCTCCGCATCCTGGTGTTCCAGAATGCGCTGACGATCCCCATGCACGTGCCACTCGGCGTGGCCATTACCGAGTTCCTTGCGGAGACCCGTATCCCCTCCATTGCGCACCACCACGACTTCTATTGGGAGCGCGTCCGCTTTTCGGTGAACGGCGTGCCGGACTTTCTCGATATGGCCTTCCCGCCGCGCGACGACCTGCTGCAGCATGTCGTCATCAACCAGGCGGCGCGGGAAGAGTTGTCGTGGCGCAAGGGGCTCTCCTCCGAGCTCATTCCCAATGTCTTCGATTTCGAAACCCCACCGCCCCAGCCGGACGCCTATACCCAGGGGCTGCGCGCCGACCTCGGCTTTGCGGAGGACGATATCCTGATCCTGCAGCCAACGCGCATTGTTCCGCGCAAGGGCATCGAGCATTCGATCAAGCTGCTCGAAACCTTGGACGACCCCAGGATGAAGCTGGTCATTTCGCATGCGGGGGGGGATGAGGGCTACGAATATCAGCATATGCTCGAAGAACTGGCGCACGACTCCGGTGTCGATCTGCGCATCATCGACGACCGCATCGGAGAGATCCGGCAGAAAAATTCGGCGGGCAAGAAAATGTATACGCTGTGGGATCTCTATCCCTTCGTCGATTTCGTAACCTATCCAAGCCTTTACGAAGGATTCGGCAACGCCTTTCTCGAAGCGGTCTACTTCAAGTTGCCGATCCTGATCAACCGCTATTCGATCTTCGCGCGCGACATCGAGCCGAAGGGCTTCCGTGTACCGTTGATGGACGGTTATCTCACCAAGCAAGTGATCGACGATGTCCGTCGGCTGCTGGAGGACGAGAACTACCGCCGGGTCACGGTCGAGCACAACTATGCCGTGGCCAACCGCTTCTTCAGTTATTCGGTACTGCGC from Pontiella desulfatans includes these protein-coding regions:
- a CDS encoding glycosyltransferase family 4 protein, which gives rise to MSENIGFVSTRFAGTDGVSLESAKWAKVLWDHEFRSFWYAGRLDRAPEVSYCVPEAHFEHPENIWLNERIWGKSFRDPIVSRRIRDMAEYLKTTLYEFVNRYDLRILVFQNALTIPMHVPLGVAITEFLAETRIPSIAHHHDFYWERVRFSVNGVPDFLDMAFPPRDDLLQHVVINQAAREELSWRKGLSSELIPNVFDFETPPPQPDAYTQGLRADLGFAEDDILILQPTRIVPRKGIEHSIKLLETLDDPRMKLVISHAGGDEGYEYQHMLEELAHDSGVDLRIIDDRIGEIRQKNSAGKKMYTLWDLYPFVDFVTYPSLYEGFGNAFLEAVYFKLPILINRYSIFARDIEPKGFRVPLMDGYLTKQVIDDVRRLLEDENYRRVTVEHNYAVANRFFSYSVLRRSLRTLITNVRGLET
- a CDS encoding glucosyl-3-phosphoglycerate synthase produces the protein MNLNDWIKNNTIHHSQFWDLKKLVEEKEKQNLKISLCLPTLNEEKTIGKEIVMFKSELMDRYPLLDEIAVIDSGSTDNTREIAKTFGADVYLSADILPQYGEKKGKGENLWKAVYELTGDIIVYVDADIKNIHPRFAYGLVAPLIYRPEVHYVKAFYDRPLAFSQGVRPSGGGRVTEILTRPLFSLFFPDLTGLVQPLSGEYAVRREVLEAIPFPIGYGVETSHLIDVYEKWGMEAIAQVDLDQRVHRNQETRDLGKMAFGILRAFLFRAEAFGVIGKLPELSTVLKQFQAHDEEFEQVSHTIVEEERPPMIELPEYREKFGIE
- a CDS encoding ATP cone domain-containing protein, giving the protein MAIKVKKRDTATVDYDESKIYRAIEKAVRNAVQVDDDVPQHLVTIVRDITAKLDNIIKGYQHRGTKEIDVEHIQDLVEQQLMGAGLYEVAKAYILYREEHKQARNQRLRPDASAIQDYMLVSRYARYMKDLGRRETFPEAVARVRDMHLRQFPAAEEDIHWAFDQVLEKRCLPSMRSMQFGGKAIETNHARMYNCTFGICDRPQFFAEGLYLLLCGTGVGFSVEFEHVEKLPPIASSVDEGSVVHFNIADTIEGWADAMQALIDSYIEGYLVEFNYSKIRPRGAPLSTSGGRAPGHVPLRRALERARVILDSALGRKLKPIEAYDIMMHAADAVIAGGVRRSATICLFSQDDGEMMNAKRGNWFESNPQRGRSNNSVKLIRNETSKAQFLRVFQKQKEWGEPGFYFANDLSHGCNPCCEIGLNPHLEVKDDQGNVTIESGWQFCNLTEINGSRLLSEADFRTAVRAATIIGTLQAGYTTFPYLGETTEKLCRREALLGVSITGMMDSPAITLDPVLQKKMAEYAIEVNREITLKIGTEPAARLTCVKPAGSTSLLLGTASGIHPRHSRRYFRRAQANKTDPVYKHFNETNPHMCEESVWSANKTDDVITFCVEAPEEAILRSEMSAMDLLKYVHSTQQNWVVPGTARPEMNPGLYHNVSNTLTVRDDEWDRVADYIWENRADFTGISMLAAGGDKIYQQAPHEEVITAQDETLWNELISKFKPVDYTLMREEEDETNLQGEIACAGGACELV
- a CDS encoding glycosyltransferase family 4 protein; protein product: MRKLAVAIIHYHLRPGGVTRVVERAVESLNDEVDVLCLTGEAPAPGAELTPITEPYEALAYSENSVLDSGKLAEDLRFTARSLLGRDPDVWHIHNHSLGKNSFTPQLVWHLAKAGCRLLLQPHDFAEDGRPENYRLLKEQLGNELDAMLYPTADHVWYAPINYRDKSFLEDIGLPNVHELPNAVTQHAGQAFQPALGRQECLPHIKTIVYPARAIRRKNMGEFLLWSLLAPEGYLFQSTLAPQNPKWQGHYKGWEALAEELNLPVEFDAGRKHDFGELIRNAEALMTTSIQEGFGLAFLEPWLEGKMLIGRKLPEITTDFEQEGLDLSSLYDALPIPLEWAGEKAFHTALETAMRASAEAYSKMWVPETLDEAKAALVIDGKVDFGVLDEELQQNVIRHLVAHPEDRKQLPPFAPSPNLPLIERNRQVALDQYSLDAYGERLLGLYRALAATQPGDVGSADASALLDRFQQPQRFNLLRT
- a CDS encoding peptidase dimerization domain-containing protein; the protein is MKTKFSNIDEILKQLPKLPEKLAGIQETLLANLIMLSEIPAPTFEEAARVELLLQRMVECGLHNVSIDEAGNGVGIIPGKNAKRNILLVAHADSVYSGKVDHALSVLADEIVGPGVADNSLGMAVLATLPNILEMLEIKLDANLVLLSSTKGLGRGNLDGLRFFMDNNKLPFEAGICVEGEKLGRLSYAAEGMFRGHIACRIPEELDWQRAGQNSAIIALNDVINRMLEIPIPRRPRTSIVFGAVRGGKSYNVMATRSTLRFEVRSEDAGMVQSIRERVEDIIADAAASHNAEFEFIVVSSREPGGIDVGHPLVKNCRQVMETLGVQPTIRPSMSEVSELIARGLPAVTIGITEASNLHDLNETIRIKPIYTGLAQLLAMLLAIDGGFCNEPE